GTCGTTGTATTTCCGATTCTTATACTTCTTTTATTTTCGGGAATTACGTTTATTATTTTAAATCGCTTCCAATCCTATTTAAACACAATTGTGAAATCGTATGAGCAAGCTGCGCATAATGAGAAGTTAGCTTTTATTGGAAGGATTGCGACTGGAGTCACTCACGAAATTAAGAACCCTTTAACTTCTCTTAAAGGGTTTGTACAGCTGCAAGAATTGGAGCAAACCTACAACCCGAAATATTCTAAAATCATGCTACAGGAGTTAGAACGATTAACGATAATCGTCAATGATTTAATGGTGATTGGCAAGCCACAATCAATTAATTTGAAGCCGATTAGCTTAACGAATTGCCTCGAGTACGTTGTCAGTTTATTGCAGCAGGAAGCAGAAAATAAGCAAATCACGATTTATACTAACTTTCCTGAAGAGCAAGTTCAGATCATGGGGGAAGACGTTAGGTTGAAACAAGTTATACTCAATTTGGTGAAAAATGCGATGGAAGCGATGCCTGATGGAGGAGAAATTCGCTTGAAGCTTGTTAATGATGGTGATTGGACAACTATTCATATTATGGATAGAGGAGTTGGAATTGCCGAAGAAGACATTCCGCATTTAGATCAAGCTTTTTATACAACCAAAGAAAATGGGACTGGGCTTGGTTTAATGGTCAGCTATAAAATTGTAGAGGATCACCATGGTAAAATTGACGTACATAGTGAAGTGAATCACGGGACAACTTTTTCAATTAGCTTTCCCATACTGTCACATTCCTTAGATAACACAGTAGTTAATTTGGCGTCATACCAGGGAAATAAAGAACATACCCTGTAGAAAAAAATGAAATGACGTTAAATATCAAACAATATCAAAAATATCACATATTTAGGAAACGACCGTCATCTCTCGTTACAATAGAACTATAAACAAATCAAAAGGGAGAAAGGGTGACCGGGGAATGGGTTACTATGACGATAATCAATCAAGAGCGAAACAGACAAAAAGAGGTATGAATTGGTTTTTACCGAGCACTTTCGGCGCAATTGTCGGAGCATCCGTTATGCTTGTTGCGGCGCCGCTCGTCTCGAATGTAGAACAGTCTTCAACAAATCAAGCGGCGGTAACCACTACTGCAAGTGGGGATGTTGAAACTTCCAATGTAGCATACAATGTCTCATCTGATATAACAACGGCTGTTCAAAAAGCACAGGATGCTGTCGTAAGTATTACAAGCTATCAAAACCAGGGTAGTGGATTTTCTTTAGAAGATCCATCTGGCCAATCGGGACAGGCTGCAGCATCAGGGTCTGGTGTTATTTACAAGAATGAGGGCGGAAAAGCATATGTTGTGACTAATAATCACGTAGTTGAAGGGGCATCTTCAGTAGATGTAACGTTAAGCAATGAGAAAAAAGCAGAGGCGAAGGTACTAGGTACGGATGCGTTAATGGACTTAGCTGTGTTAGAAATTGATGCGAAGAATGTTGAAGCAGTTGCGGAACTGGGTTCTTCTTCTAGCCTACAAACAGGGGAACCTGCTATTGCGGTTGGGAACCCATTAGGTTTCCTTCAAGGATCTGTGACGCAGGGAATTATTAGTAACCCAAGTCGAACGATTCCTGTCGATCTTGACCAGAATGGACAACCTGATTATGAGGCGGATGTTATTCAAACAGATGCATCGATTAATCCAGGGAACAGTGGCGGTGCATTAATTAATATAAAAGGTCAATTAATTGGTATTAACTCATCCAAAATTGCAGAAGAAACAGTTGAAGGCATTGGATTTGCGATTCCGATTGACGATGCGCAACCGATCATTGAGCAGCTTGAAATGACAGGTGAAGTGAAGCGTCCAGTAATGGGGGTTACACCTGCCTCGTTAGCTGAAGTTCCAACACAGTATTGGACTGGTACGCTTAATCTACCTGAAGGTGTAGAGAGCGGAGTTGTTCTTATGGGCATTGCTCCTAATTCCCCAGCTTCAGACGCCGGATTAAAAGAAAGGGACGTCGTCGTTAAGCTTGATGATACGGAAGTAAAGGATTCAGCCGCACTTCGTAAGTACTTGTATTCCAATAAAAAAGTTGGAGATAAAATGGATGTCACGTTCTATCGTGATGGAAAACAACAGACTGTTACAATGACTCTAGCTAATCAGAATGGACTGTAAATATCAAAAAACCCTCTGGATCATGCATCCAGAGGGTTTTCGTTATGAATGGGCTTTTTAGCACCATTGATTTTTGTGAGAAAATAGAAGACAGGCGTATCTAAAAGAGCAAGCGCCATTTTAATCACAAATTGTGAAAGAATCATGATCCATATGTTTGGGACAGTTCCGATAAACGCAATTGTGATGAAAATGGTTGTATCAAGTAGCTGTGATGTCAGTGTACTCGCGTTATTCCGAAGCCACTTATGACGGTCAGCTGTACGCTTCTTAATCGCAGAGAAAATATAAACGTCTACGTGTTGCGAAACGAGATAGGCTGCAAGGCTGGCAAGGACAAATCGATAATTCTGACCTAGTAGAATTTCATAGGCTGCCTGCGTATCAGTTGCAAAAGGTGCTACAGGTAGAAGCATACCAAGATAAATCATAATACTAGCAAAAATTTGCGCAATAAATCCATACTGAACGGTTCGTTTTGCTTCTTCTTTCCCGTAGTTCTCGTGAATGATATCTGTGAATAGAAACGAAAAGGCGTACATCACAACGGCCGCGGGAATCACGAAACTTCCGATCATCACCACTTTTCCTGCTAGTACGTTTGCGATCACAATGGAAGTCGCAAATAACACGTTAAACAGGACAAGTTGACGGTCGATGTATTGGTTCGTCATATTATGATGCTGCTTTCTCACGAACAGCTGTTGTTTTTAGCTCGATACCGCCTCGTGCTGATTGATAAACAGTAATTGTAACTTTCAAAGGGTCGATTGCGTAGACAACATCATCTGCGATACGGGCAGCTAGTGTCTCGCAGAAGCTTCCTTCGTCACGGTAAGACCAGAGGTAAAATTTCAGTGATTTTGACTCGATGCATTTTTCATCGGGTACATATGAAATTTCAACTCGTCCAAAATCAGGCTGTCCTGTTTTGGGACAAACTGCTGTGAATTCGAGTGCATTAAACGTGATTTCCTGAACGTTCGGTGCATCAAATGCTTCGTTTTTTATTACTTCTCGTGCTTGTTCTACGCTTTCCGGGCGAGGCATTGGTCCGGAAGAAGGTAGCCATGCTTTATCCATGCTATTCATTCTAATTCCTCCTTTAGTTTTGATGAAGCAGGAAGGTTACGAACTGCTGTCATACAACGTTGTCTATTATAACAGAGCAGCATTCTGATGCGAAGAAGGAAGTTCATGTCAAATTTTTTAGTTTAGCTTTTAACATAAAGGGAAAGAAAAAACTAGCTAAGTAAACTAAGAAAGACAATAGGAGGAATCGTCATGCAAACGACAACGACAGTAAACGAAGAAAAGAACGGAAAGCTTGTTAAAGGTATTTTGGTAGGCGCGATTGTAGGTGGCGCTGTAGCTATGCTTGATTCTACAACTCGAAATAAAGTACGCTCAACAGCAGGAAACGTAAAGGATTCTTCAAGAGGTTTCTATACACGTGTGAAAGAAAATCCAGGTGAAGTGAAGGACGACTGGATGGATCGTATTCAATCAGCATCTTCCGTATTAAAGGAAGCTATGAACGATGCACAATCACTTTATGAAAAAGTAAATGATGAAGTGGTTGATCAGGTGAATCAGGTAAAAGAAGATTCAACAGAAGTGATTTCAACAGCGAAAGAAGCTGGAGAAGACCTGCATGAAATTGGAAGTAAAGTAAAAGAAGCAGGTCAGGAAGTATCTGATTCTAGTGAAAATCAATATGAGCCAACAAATATTCCAGGAAGCGAAACGCGTACACCTGGAAATACATCTTCCAATCCGAATACGAGCTTGTAATTGAACGAACATCACGATATAAAAGATTAATGAAGGATTAACAAAGAAGGCTTCCGCTTATAAAGAGCGGAAGCCTTCTTTGTAATTTAGTTACGAAATGTAAGATGCACCAATGATTATTAAAAGAATAAACAAAACAACGATTAACGCAAAACCTTGACCGTAACCACTCATGATTGTTCCTCCCGTCAATATGTGTCGCTTCTTTACTAACGTATGTTGGGAGGTGGAAATGTGGACGTAGGCATTAGCCCTTTTTGGGTGGGCAGGCTATATCGTTTGGATAGCAGAAGCAGGGTAGTCCGTAAATATCGCTGAACAACCGAGTTTTTGGAGGTTGGATACTTGTAGAGGATCATTTACTGTGAAAGCTCGCACAGGAATTCCGCGCTTCTGGGTATTTTTCATTAAATGTTCATCCACTGCCTGCCATTCTATGTGAAGACTTTGAGCTCCAACGCGTTGAAGGTAGTCCCATGGATCAATGATTTTTTCCATTAAAAGAACTGCTGTTTCAATTTTATCGTTTTTTTGTGCGAGTTTCTGAATACTATAATGATTGAAGGATGACAGAATGGTTCGGTCGCAAAGCTTATAGTAAGTAAGAAGATCCAGGACGCGATCTTCTAGACTATTATACGGAAAGACGCCATTCTTTAGTTCAATGTTTAGGAGTAAAGAAGTGGAAGAAACCCATTCCAACACGTCTTTTAATGAAGGGATCGACGTGCCCTGAAAGCGGTTGGAGAATGTTAGGCCAGCGTCTAATCGGATAAGATCTTCGTAAAGAAAGTCTTTTACAAAACCTATGCCATTCGTCGTTCGCTCAACTCGTTCATCATGAATAACAACAGGAACAAGATCTTTAGTTAATTGAACGTCGAGTTCGATTCCGTGAGCACCAGCTCTATGAGCAGCCTGGAATGAAAGGAGTGTATTCTCAGGATGCGTACCTGATGAACCGCGGTGTCCATAAATTTGAAATGAAGAAGCCATAGGTCACCTCTCTCTGGTTTGGATTTAAAAATCCGTCTTTGTAATGTATTCGCTCATTGATTCATTTTTCCTTTGATTTCATGCATCAACTTCAAGCTAAATAAGGGTTTTAATCGATTTGAATTAATGAAGGAAGAAATCTGGGCTACAGATACGCGGAGTCATGTGTGTAGAAGGGGAGGAGGGAGTATGTGTCTAAAGGAGTTGCTTTACCTGAAGCTCACTCTCATTATTTTCGTGGGAGCATCGAAAAGAGATACAATCATCACCATTTAAGTATGATAGGTTTTAGTTTGCCTGTAAATGGGACTTCGTTTGATCAACATGTTCACCGTATTGAAGGGATTACGGTAATTGATCAGGGTCACCAGCATCGTTATAGCGTTCAATCTAGTCCGCCGATTACATTGCCTGGTGGTGGTCATTATCATACGTTTAGCGGTGAAACGATATCAAAAGAAAAACATGAGCATTATTTCTCTGGTCAAACGAGTCCTCCTATAGGAATTCCTCCGTTGAATTGGTAGGCTAGTTAAATGGTGCGTCTTCCTCCAATGAGTCGAAATCTAAGCCTCATGAGCGGCGGTTAGTGAAAAAAGGCGATGCGCATGGCATCGCCTTTATTACATTTTAATTTCTCGCTTGTTTTGATAAAACGTGAATGCAAGGGCACCAATCAGAATCGTACCCTTAATTATATCTTGAGCATAATAAGGAACATTCAACATTGTTAGACCATTTAAGAGAATTCCGATTAAGACAGCTCCAATGAACGTACCGAATGCATTTGGCTTTCCGGAACCGAGTACAGAATAACCAATTAGCGCAGCGGCAACGCCGTCCATAAGTAAAGGTGCACCAGCAGAAACCTGACCAGTTCCAATTCTTGAGGCAAGAACAATTCCAGCAATTCCGGCAAACAGTCCGCTAAGTACATAGGCGAGCGTACGATATCGTTGAACCGCCACACCTGACAATCTTGCTGCTTCACGATTACTGCCTGTCATATAAAGTAATCGTCCCGCTCGTGTATAAGTGAGAAAAAGGTGAACGAGAATGACGCAAACAATCATAAAAATCGCTGGAAAAGGAACACCCGAGATTTCACCCTGGCCAATAAAAAGAAAAGATGGAATGAAACTGCCTGGGGCTGTTGTCCCGTCACTCATAGGCATATTGTTGTAAATGGAAAAACCTTTCGTATAAGTTAGTTGAATCCCATTCACGATATACATAACGGCTAGCGTTGCAAGAAGATCAGGGATTCTGATTTTAATTGTTATGAAGGCATTTATTAAGCCAATCAATACCCCGATCAGAATAGGAATGAGTAGAGCGACGAGAAGTTCTTGCCTATACCAGACTAAGGCAGATGCGCTCGCAACAGTAGCGAGACTAACGGTTGAGCCAACAGATAAGTCAAAACCTCCAACAATTAATGTAAAGGTAACACCGAGTGCAACGAGTGTCACAATTGAAATGGAGCGAAGGATATCTGCAAAGTTACTGTAAGTAAGAAAGCGATCGTTAAGAATAGTGAAGATGAGAATAAGTCCAACGATGACGAGTAACGTACCATATTTGACGAAAAAGCTGATCACTTTATCCTTGCCTGGTGAGGCGAGCCCTTTTTGATTTTGTGTTTGTACGAGTTCAGCTGCTGATTTCAATCTTCCTACCTCCTGTAGCTGCTTGCATAATGGCTTCCTCTGTCATCTCTTCACCTGTGAGCGTGGCGGT
The sequence above is a segment of the Pseudalkalibacillus hwajinpoensis genome. Coding sequences within it:
- a CDS encoding ATP-binding protein, producing MRSPIRNEIKIEEERRANKLFIFLFFVSVILYDVYRFIISPLIDPDTTMILLNESKELIPLMMIYAIEFSLIPISKWYSNREQPFATKYLFFVVFMTTALITEIFRYIGTDEMYASGSPVELFFVLFSPLFVNKRFYITVVAGITGKYAIMGFLTMSPVVVFPILILLLFSGITFIILNRFQSYLNTIVKSYEQAAHNEKLAFIGRIATGVTHEIKNPLTSLKGFVQLQELEQTYNPKYSKIMLQELERLTIIVNDLMVIGKPQSINLKPISLTNCLEYVVSLLQQEAENKQITIYTNFPEEQVQIMGEDVRLKQVILNLVKNAMEAMPDGGEIRLKLVNDGDWTTIHIMDRGVGIAEEDIPHLDQAFYTTKENGTGLGLMVSYKIVEDHHGKIDVHSEVNHGTTFSISFPILSHSLDNTVVNLASYQGNKEHTL
- a CDS encoding S1C family serine protease yields the protein MGYYDDNQSRAKQTKRGMNWFLPSTFGAIVGASVMLVAAPLVSNVEQSSTNQAAVTTTASGDVETSNVAYNVSSDITTAVQKAQDAVVSITSYQNQGSGFSLEDPSGQSGQAAASGSGVIYKNEGGKAYVVTNNHVVEGASSVDVTLSNEKKAEAKVLGTDALMDLAVLEIDAKNVEAVAELGSSSSLQTGEPAIAVGNPLGFLQGSVTQGIISNPSRTIPVDLDQNGQPDYEADVIQTDASINPGNSGGALINIKGQLIGINSSKIAEETVEGIGFAIPIDDAQPIIEQLEMTGEVKRPVMGVTPASLAEVPTQYWTGTLNLPEGVESGVVLMGIAPNSPASDAGLKERDVVVKLDDTEVKDSAALRKYLYSNKKVGDKMDVTFYRDGKQQTVTMTLANQNGL
- a CDS encoding queuosine precursor transporter — its product is MTNQYIDRQLVLFNVLFATSIVIANVLAGKVVMIGSFVIPAAVVMYAFSFLFTDIIHENYGKEEAKRTVQYGFIAQIFASIMIYLGMLLPVAPFATDTQAAYEILLGQNYRFVLASLAAYLVSQHVDVYIFSAIKKRTADRHKWLRNNASTLTSQLLDTTIFITIAFIGTVPNIWIMILSQFVIKMALALLDTPVFYFLTKINGAKKPIHNENPLDA
- the queF gene encoding preQ(1) synthase produces the protein MNSMDKAWLPSSGPMPRPESVEQAREVIKNEAFDAPNVQEITFNALEFTAVCPKTGQPDFGRVEISYVPDEKCIESKSLKFYLWSYRDEGSFCETLAARIADDVVYAIDPLKVTITVYQSARGGIELKTTAVREKAAS
- a CDS encoding YtxH domain-containing protein, encoding MQTTTTVNEEKNGKLVKGILVGAIVGGAVAMLDSTTRNKVRSTAGNVKDSSRGFYTRVKENPGEVKDDWMDRIQSASSVLKEAMNDAQSLYEKVNDEVVDQVNQVKEDSTEVISTAKEAGEDLHEIGSKVKEAGQEVSDSSENQYEPTNIPGSETRTPGNTSSNPNTSL
- a CDS encoding YjcZ family sporulation protein, with amino-acid sequence MSGYGQGFALIVVLFILLIIIGASYIS
- a CDS encoding glycerophosphodiester phosphodiesterase, with translation MASSFQIYGHRGSSGTHPENTLLSFQAAHRAGAHGIELDVQLTKDLVPVVIHDERVERTTNGIGFVKDFLYEDLIRLDAGLTFSNRFQGTSIPSLKDVLEWVSSTSLLLNIELKNGVFPYNSLEDRVLDLLTYYKLCDRTILSSFNHYSIQKLAQKNDKIETAVLLMEKIIDPWDYLQRVGAQSLHIEWQAVDEHLMKNTQKRGIPVRAFTVNDPLQVSNLQKLGCSAIFTDYPASAIQTI
- a CDS encoding YmaF family protein, whose protein sequence is MSKGVALPEAHSHYFRGSIEKRYNHHHLSMIGFSLPVNGTSFDQHVHRIEGITVIDQGHQHRYSVQSSPPITLPGGGHYHTFSGETISKEKHEHYFSGQTSPPIGIPPLNW
- a CDS encoding ABC transporter permease; this encodes MSFFVKYGTLLVIVGLILIFTILNDRFLTYSNFADILRSISIVTLVALGVTFTLIVGGFDLSVGSTVSLATVASASALVWYRQELLVALLIPILIGVLIGLINAFITIKIRIPDLLATLAVMYIVNGIQLTYTKGFSIYNNMPMSDGTTAPGSFIPSFLFIGQGEISGVPFPAIFMIVCVILVHLFLTYTRAGRLLYMTGSNREAARLSGVAVQRYRTLAYVLSGLFAGIAGIVLASRIGTGQVSAGAPLLMDGVAAALIGYSVLGSGKPNAFGTFIGAVLIGILLNGLTMLNVPYYAQDIIKGTILIGALAFTFYQNKREIKM